The sequence below is a genomic window from Acidiferrobacteraceae bacterium.
CAACGCGGGGGACGCTCCCTTGCGGGCCCAGGCCCTGTGGTCCGGGGGGTTTCTGGAGCAGCGGGAACGGCTGATGGAGGGATTGGCGGGGCTCGCACGGCGGGGCGGCGACCCGGTCGCCTGTGGCGGGGACTGGCTGGAATCCGGGGCGCATACCTCCCTGGTCTGGTTCTACGGGCTGTTGCGTGATTTGCTTCGCGTCCGCTTTGATCGCGGCGCGGAAAAGGAGCTGGCCAACACCGATCTTCGCTCACGGCTGGCCCATGCCGCTGAAAAGATGCCCGCGGCTGCGATCGCAGAGCTCGCTGGCCGGGTTCAGGAGGGATTGCGCCTGCTCGGGAGCGGCGTGGACGAGCGCTTGCTAATTGAAGATATTCTGATACGCTGGAATAAGTCCAATTTGACCGCGAAGTAGACCAATTTCTATGGCTGGACCAGCGAATCCGACCCCCGCGGCCCGACCGGGCGCGCGACCCGGGGTTCTTTCATTGACGATCAAGGACAAGAACGCGCTCTACGCCGCGTACATGCCATATTTGAAGAATGGCGGCATCTTTGTCCCGAGCAACAAGTCCTACCAGCTTGGTACCGAGGTGTTCATGCTGCTGACCCTGGTCGACAGCAAGGAAAAGATCCCGGTGGCCGGCCACGTGGTATGGATCACTCCGGCAGGCGCCCAGGGCAACCGCGCTGCCGGCATTGGCGTCCAGTTCAGCGACAAGGATGCCGGAGCCGCCCGCAACAAGATCGAAACCTTGCTGGGCGGGGCCCTGAAATCCGAGCGACCAACGCATACGATGTAAACTGTGGTTCGCCTGGTCGATTCCCACTGCCACATCAATTTTGATCCCCTGGGCGAGGAAACCGAGGCCGTGCTGCGCCGCGCGCAGGAGCAGGGCGTCGGTCACATGTTATGCGTGTCGGTGAACCTCGAGGACTACCCCCAGGTCCGAGAGCTTGCCCGTGTCCATGACAATGTATTCGCCTCGGTGGGCGTACATCCAAATGAGCGCGAGGGCAGGGACCCGGCCAGTGAGGAACTCGTGGATCTGGCGCAGGATCCGTCCGTGGTCGCCATTGGCGAGACCGGCCTGGACTACTTCCGCACTGAAGGGGCCATGGACTGGCAGCACGACCGGTTTCGGAACCATATCCGCGCAGCCATCGCCGCGAAGAAGCCCTTGATCATTCACACACGGGATGCGGCCAGCGACACGATGGAGATTCTGCGCGAGGAGTCGGCCCGGGATGCCGGCGGGGTTATGCATTGCTTCGTCGAGGACTGGGACATTGCGACCCAGGCCCTGGACATAGGATTCTATATTTCCTTTTCCGGAATCGTGACCTTCAAGAACGCGGATGACTTGCGCGAGGTGGCGCGCAAGGTGCCCCGGGACCGCATTCTGGTGGAGACGGACTCACCGTACCTGGCGCCGGTTCCCTATCGTGGCAAAACCAATGAACCATCCTACGTGCGTTATGTAGCGGAAACCCTGGCAGACCTGCGCGATGAAGATATCTAGGATTTCTGCGGGCAGACCACCGACAACTTCTTCCGCCTGTTCTCCGACGCCGTGCCGGTCAGTTAGCGGCGATTTCAACCGCCGCGCGAAGTTCGTCCTGTGTGTTGTAGCAGTGGGGTGAGAAGCGTATCCCGCCGCCACGGGGCGCGCACATCACCTTGTTGTCCCGTAACAGCTGGTACAGCTCTTCCTGGCTTCGGTGGCGATGGGCGAACGTCACGATGCCGGCCACGCGACCGGGCGCGTGGGTCGATAGCGCGACCAGGTCCCGATGTCCTGCAATTTCCTCATACAGGAATTCACTGTTGGCAAGGATGCGAGACTCCACTATTTCGATTCCCACCTCGTTCAGCAGCGAGAGGCTTGCGGCAAGAATGTGAATCCCGAGCATATTGGGACTGCCACATTCAAAACGGCGCGCGTTGCTGGCCGGTTCCCATTCCTTGCGATCGAAATCATGGGCATGCTCGACCATGTGCCAGCCGAACTGGTGCAGGGTCAAGCGATCCCGCCATCGGGGCGAACAATAGAACACGGCAATCCCTTCGGGCCCGAGCATCCATTTGTGGGCATCGGCCGCGAGGAAGTCGATATGCATGGCCTGCACATCATGAGGGATAACACCGAGACCCTGTATGCCATCGACGCACAGGGCAATGCCCCGGCGGTGACATTCGTCACCAAGGCGGAGCAGATCCATGCGCAGCCCGCTGGCATACTCCACGGTGCTGATCGCCAGGAGACGGGTTCGGCCGTCACAGGCGGCCAGCAACGCGTCTTCCGGTTCGGTTCCCAGGGAGACCTGCCGGACCTCCACGCCGACCGGGGCCAGGGATTCCCAAACGATCCGGTTGGAAGGAAACTCCTCGTCGGAAATCACCACGTTGTCGCCGGATTTCCAGGGGAAGCCATGGGCAACGACGGACAGGCCTTCGGAGGTGTTCTTGAGAAAGGCAATGTCCCCGGCCTGTGCATTGAGCAGGGATGCCACGGTGCCGCGCAGCGCCTGTTCCGCCTCCGCCCAGGCAGGGTAGTTCAGCGATCCATGGGTAACGTTCTCGTCAGCGAATGCGGCAGCGGCGAGACCTGCCCGTCGTGGCCACGGCGCGACCGCGGCATGGTTCAGGTAGATTCCGTCCTGGCGCACCGGGAATTCCCCGGCAAGCAAACGTTCGACGGTTTCGCGTTGATCTGTTTGCGGGTGTGGTGCCATGGATCCGGTTTGCATCGACTCGAAAACCCAATGATCGCGCGTTCTCGGGTCGCTGCAAAACGCTGACGATATCGCAGCGGGGTCTGTTGTAGAAATAGGGAGTTTTCCCGGGAATCTGGAATAGTTCGGGGGGTATCTGGATATGCGTATAATGTATATTATGTAAAACGACACAGGACCCCGAACTGGGGGATCGCCCGGCATGCACACCCCTGCCGGCGCGCGGCGGCCCTTGAAATCTGGTATAAAAGTCTACCAGTAAGACCACAGAAGCCACGGTGAAACGGTCTTTCCCAGCGCGTTCACCGTAAAAAAGCCGTCGAATACGATGAATCTGACCCAGCCCCAGGACAAACATTTGCGGGCGCGCGTGAAGCTGCTCGGCATCGCCCTGGGCAACGTCCTGCGCACGCACGCCAGTGAAGGCGTGTACACGGCGGTCGAGACCCTGCGCAAGGGGTTTCTGCGGCTTCGCCAGGAGGAAAATCCCCGCCTCCGCGCCCGCCTGATGCGCGTGATCAGCACCATGGAGGCCGGCACGCTGACCGAGGTGGTTCGCGCCTACAGCATCTACTTCAGCCTGCTGAATATCGCGGAAGAGGAATTCCAGCATCGCCAGCGTCACCGCCAGCGCCAGCTCGGCGGACCGATGTGGACCGGATCTTTCGACGAGACCCTCACCGCATTCAATTATCAGGGCGTCGACCCCGAAGGCCTGCAATCGATCTTCGACGGTATGTTGTACATGCCGGTATTCACGGCCCACCCGACCGAGGCCCGCCGTCGCACCATCCAGCACACCCTGCGCCGGATTTTTGTGACCAGCGAGCAACTGGACGATACGCGCCTGCGCAAACGCGAGCGCGAGGAGATCATTGCCCAGTTGCAGACCCAGATACAGATCCTGTGGAAAACAAACGAGGTTCGCGTACAGCGCCCACAGGTTCGGGACGAGATCCGCAACGGCCTGTTCTATTTCCGCGAGTGCCTGTTCGAGGCCATTCCCGAGGTGTATCGCAACCTGAACAATTCCATCGCACGGGTCTACGGGCCGGATGCGAATGAACTCCGGATCCCCAGTTTTCTGCGCTTCGGTTCCTGGATCGGCGGGGATCGTGACGGCAATCCCAATGTCACGCCGGAAACAACCGAACTGGCCGTGCGGCTGCACACCCAGGAGATTCTCGAGGAATACCTTTCGCGCGTACACAACCTGAGTGAGGTCTTGTCGTTTTCCATTCGAATCTGCACACCACTTCCGGCCGTACTGCAGAAGATCGATGAAGGCGAAGCCTTTGTGTCGCAGGTATTCGGTGCGAACCCCGATCGTTTCCGTGAGGAACCCTATCGCCGTCTGTTGTACCTGATGCGCTATCGCCTGCAGCGTAATCTGGCTTGCGTCCAGGCACGGCTGCGGGGCGACCCGGCCCCCGACCCGGGCCCCGCCTATGCCCGGGAAGAGGAATTTCTCGAAGACCTGCGATTGATCCGCGAGTCGCTGGTCAGCCATGGCGATGCCAATGTGGCGGATCGCGAACTGGCGAATCTGATTCGTTTGGTCGAAACCTTCG
It includes:
- a CDS encoding PilZ domain-containing protein — translated: MAGPANPTPAARPGARPGVLSLTIKDKNALYAAYMPYLKNGGIFVPSNKSYQLGTEVFMLLTLVDSKEKIPVAGHVVWITPAGAQGNRAAGIGVQFSDKDAGAARNKIETLLGGALKSERPTHTM
- a CDS encoding TatD family hydrolase, which produces MVRLVDSHCHINFDPLGEETEAVLRRAQEQGVGHMLCVSVNLEDYPQVRELARVHDNVFASVGVHPNEREGRDPASEELVDLAQDPSVVAIGETGLDYFRTEGAMDWQHDRFRNHIRAAIAAKKPLIIHTRDAASDTMEILREESARDAGGVMHCFVEDWDIATQALDIGFYISFSGIVTFKNADDLREVARKVPRDRILVETDSPYLAPVPYRGKTNEPSYVRYVAETLADLRDEDI
- a CDS encoding aminotransferase class V-fold PLP-dependent enzyme — encoded protein: MAPHPQTDQRETVERLLAGEFPVRQDGIYLNHAAVAPWPRRAGLAAAAFADENVTHGSLNYPAWAEAEQALRGTVASLLNAQAGDIAFLKNTSEGLSVVAHGFPWKSGDNVVISDEEFPSNRIVWESLAPVGVEVRQVSLGTEPEDALLAACDGRTRLLAISTVEYASGLRMDLLRLGDECHRRGIALCVDGIQGLGVIPHDVQAMHIDFLAADAHKWMLGPEGIAVFYCSPRWRDRLTLHQFGWHMVEHAHDFDRKEWEPASNARRFECGSPNMLGIHILAASLSLLNEVGIEIVESRILANSEFLYEEIAGHRDLVALSTHAPGRVAGIVTFAHRHRSQEELYQLLRDNKVMCAPRGGGIRFSPHCYNTQDELRAAVEIAAN